Genomic window (Alnus glutinosa chromosome 9, dhAlnGlut1.1, whole genome shotgun sequence):
AGTATTGACATGCTTAAGTTTATTGAGTTTATATTTATCAATTGTTATGTGAATTACACTTGGATGAGATTGAGGGACAGAGCTAGAAATTTTTGCCGAAATGGGCCAAAGCATGAatgagaaatatattaagatagGAGGAAAaagtatgaataaaaaaatatattaagattgaagattAAATTAAGGGTTAATTATAATAAAGCCCCCAAGCTACTAGTCGTTTTTAAAGTATTCCTTGAACTACCAAATGCATTATTCgggccccacaaactaccaaagagtaccaaaaagacccattttgttgaaatattcctataatacccttgccatgTGTCATATTTTCAgttaacaaataataaaattaaaaaattaaagaaaaattaaaaatattcaaaaaaaaaaagggggggttaaaaaaacaaaatatgaaggGGTGAGTTTGGCCACTCCCAagggccacccccttggccgaaATAGGGGttgtcggccacccccatttagCCCAAAGTCACccccttcattttttattttttattttttttttatttttatttttttaatattttaaatttttctttaattttttaattttattatttttaattgaaaatatgacacatggcaaggatattatagaaatattttgacaaaatgggtctttttggtagtttgtggggcccGAGTGATGCATTTGGTAGTTCAATGGACTACTTTAAAAACGactggtagtttgaggggcttttttataattaaaccttaaattaatatattaaaaaaataaaattaatatccATTTAGTATTAACAAAAATAGACAAAAGAataattgtttctttttgtgtttCAATTTTCAACTCAATCACCTATCAAAATGAAACTCAACATTCTGTCATGGCTGTGTCACTTCAGGTTTTACATTGCTGCCATGGCTGTGTTAAAAACTCTTTTACGTTGCTCTTCGAGGCTATTGAtcatacttaatttttttattaatgacaAATTTAAGTTGTTGCTCCTAATAGATTTTGGTTGCTCAAagttactttctttctttttttaatgccaGATTTGGGTTGTTGCTCATAATAAATTTGGGTTATTTAAGGTTTGAgtataaaatggtttttgttataaaaaaagtCCAGGGCAAAGCTTTTTATTTGTGGGCAGGGGCcaagtttaattattttagctCAAATATATAGATTTAACTATTTACATATTatagtaaataaaatttttaaaagaggAGGAAGGCCATGGTCAATACTGTCATCCTGACCATCCCTTCCCTCCTCCATGGAAGAGATTAATCTATCAATTAATGAATGTCGTCTGACTATGACGTCCATATATTATCTGTACGTTGACTGACTATAGGTATAAAAATACGTACTTTGTATCTTACCAAGCAATTCATAtgtttatagatttttttattccttttttcaaaatttaaaggtCCAATGTTTTGTTATTAGCCTTTTTAGTCTTTATTATCagccagggacggagccagacattttaatgggagggggccaaataatttttttcttaagtaggggttaaagtatatatataaaagcaaattttaagtaaattaaacatatataacccagttttgatatttttattatttcattcaaattaaaaatcaattagcaaaagtgaaaagagtttttggaaaaaaaatacagaaaaccactgtccaaagattcaaaaaataaaaaataaaaaataaaattaaaaaatgtctCGGTTATTTTTTTCACACATTCTTAGGAAATCGAGTTTGGCCAAGCTTGTGACTCCTTAAATCCACACCTatcttcttccaatgcactactttactaaaccattttcgtttactttgaacaaagcatctacaactttgtaaagatcTTTCCATTGTTACCTTATCAAGCATGTCCATTGTTACTcatgaaatattaaaggaaaaaattttgacaataaatcTATCATTCCAAATGAAATGAAACCAGTTGAAaagatgataaaagggaagaGGCTAAGGGGcgaaaaaaatttcttgctaGGGGCCAACAGGCCAAAAACCTTAATTggattcatttaaaaaaaaaaataccttcatttaatttttttttttttttttaccttagttttttttttcttaagagttgggggggggggccatggcccccaccggcccccccctctctccgtcATTGTTATCAGCTCTACAATCTCACACCCCCTGGAATCAAAATATCAAATCCTGAGTCTACCACTCAATCTAATGAGTTAAACTTGTGCTAGTGTTAGTCAATTATGGCTGCATTGAACTGCACGATTACCTACTTGGGATCCAAATCCGATATAATGAGAGCTACACATTGCACATGTGAGAGGACATTCGAGTCCCATCCTACTCGTGCCGGTAAGAGTTCGAATACTTATTTGAATTGTTCGAACACCTGCCTGAACAGCTCTCATTacaatggatatatatatataagaagaaaaCGTTCAGCAGAAAATCAAATCCAATGTCTGAAATACAAATAAGTCAAAGGTTCAAAATCACTTCAACCCCACATTTTTGTGATTGGTTCTCCGCTTTGtttgtttcaacataaaatgttttttgttagaaaataatttcagtgaaataatttttcagaaaaatgacctcagctgaaaacatttttcggtgaAGGCGACAACGAATGAACTATGAGAGAAAATGCGTGCGAGAAGGAGATCGAGTATTGTGTGTCGAGAATGAGGTTTTTCTgttcaattgaaaatattttgcagaaattaaaaaagagaaacaattttaCGCAACTTAAATGAGATTTTCCTGGTCAACTGATAATGTTTTCACTTCGAATAAGATTTTTTATCGtacaaataccaaaaaataagaaaaaccttttcaaaaaaggttttacaccgaaacaaagcCTCCTATTTCTGAAACCTTTTATTTAGCTGGCCTTTTGTTCTTGGAAATATATTTGAGTTTTATACTAACAAATTTTTGGAACTAAACCAGCTACAGCCCAGTCCTGAAAGTGACATGAAAGTTAATTAAGTATATATGGCATATTCTCTCAAAGTAATTTATAGGCGCAGTCTCGGACCCTATACTCTATTTGAAATAAAAGTAATGATTCATCActatccaaagatacaacttttcaccactatgcctatgtggcaaggtggttccccactactttttgaatttttttattttttaaaaataaattaaggtgagggaccaccttatCACAGAAGCAAAATGGTGAAAAAtagtatatttaggtggtgttaaatcattactctatttgaaattaaatctgaCGTGGATCCTCGTTTTGCCATTAAAGGAAGTAAATATTGTGAAGTATGGGTGCCCAAGTCACAGGTGGGCACAGTTGGATCTCTATGCCAACTTTCTGAAAGTAATCCAATTGTTGCCTCTTGTTGTCACAGTTGGATGATTGGGTACTATGTCGAGTCCGACTGAAAGGTAACGTCTCAAAGAACACATATGAAGATGGGGACAGCTGTAGCATGGAACAGCCTAGCTACTCGCCAAAGATCCAGGAGGAGGTGCAGCTTACATCCACAGACTATAATGCTGACATGATCATGGACTACCCATTTAAAGACTGCCAACTGTTGCCTTTAATACTTGCAGGTGCTCTACCTCCCATTGAGGCCATTTCAAGCGTAAGCTTTGGAGGGAGCAACAAAGGGAACCATTTTACTTCAGTCTATGGAGATTGTTCCAATAATGTGAAATCTCCTACAACATTTTCTTCTTTGGAGAGTTATTTCAGGAAATTTAGTGAGGAAAATGAGTATGAGTATTTCCCATCCACCGAGAAGCTACAGGACAACAAGGAAATCAAGGATCTACAACCTAGCAAGACACTGGCCAATTATGATATGGACTGCTACAGCCAAAACCACTCTCAATATGACAACTTCAACCCTAAGCCCTCAGAACCCATCGGTGTGTTTCAAGAGCTTATTGAATTACCCTTCACAGAGAAGTACTTTGAGTCATGAAACTATTTTTCCCATAAGGCAAAAGGTCAGGTCACAGGTTTTACAGAATAAGATGTAGAGAATGTGTGTGAACAAATTAGTCTCCAGGGGCAAGGGCCAATAACAAGAACAAAATAAGCAACATGATGCGTACTTTGTATTTAATTCTGTGCTATAGAGCATGGTATGTTATGTATCTATATATTTGTGTGTTTCCTAAAATACAACAGTGGTACTATGAATAATCTCATGGCTAGGCATAAAATTTTATGCAGGACTACGAAAACAAATCTTTAAAACTAAGAAACCTGTTAGTTGTCTGTAGTCTAATACAAAATTGAATTCGAGTGTGTTTCAGCTAGTAATTAGTTGTTTCTATCTTACATTAGGTTCATCTTCCTTTAATAATGAGGCCTATTCTACACAGAGATGGCAGGGTTATCTGACTAAACTGCCATTTAAATAGAATAAAGGCCATAACGACTTGTTGATCCTATGAAAGCCCGGGCCCTGGAAAGGGAGATCTAGATATAGTCTTACAATCAGCACTTTTCCATAAACTTAACTACTACTAATAATTAAGGGGACGTACACTTGCCTCTCAAATAACAGGTAGGATGGTTTTCTAGTGATGAGCTCATTTTTAACTTCGGTCAATAATTAAGGGCTCATGCACTTGCCACTCAAATGACAGGTTGGAAAGTTTTCTAGTGATGAGGTCATTTTAACTATCGGCATAGCTCTTTCCAGAATATCAACATGGATTTCCCTCACAACATTGAACTAACGTCCTGAATCTCAACGATTAACACATAGGGCGTACAGATAATCTAATGGGACACCTTTGGACTGGAATGAGAGACCTAATTGGTACCAGAATCAAGATAAATGGAAATTGAAACTCAATAAGTTGTATTGTGCCAtaactaaaagaaataaagttttctagtggaagaagaaaaagatttaaaacatattacagCGACATATCTTGATCATTATCTATAAGCTTGAAACTCTTGTGAGCGTTAACAAATGTTCCTCACCAAAAGTTAGACCGGTCCTTAGACAGcagcaaattaaagaaaagatgAATAAATGAAGTTAAAAAGATACACGAAAGTCCTCCAATAATGAATATACACTGAAAGCCTTCAAATATGAAAGATATAGTACCAGATTGATTTATGGTCCGATAAGCTCTAGAAGAAACCTTTGAAATCAGTTCAGCTCAAGATActgaaacaaacaaagaaaattttgataaataaattttcaggGTAGAAAACACTGAATGAATACAGAATCAGCAGATGTATTAGCAATTTATGAGATGATTTACTAAGC
Coding sequences:
- the LOC133876813 gene encoding uncharacterized protein LOC133876813 encodes the protein MKMLQAVLIMNLFKQHPTKEIIDIEMEEMKNELVQTFEPLEDLIPYPAPFEMEYVTNDPFLQDLAESIGKVGLDDWVLCRVRLKGNVSKNTYEDGDSCSMEQPSYSPKIQEEVQLTSTDYNADMIMDYPFKDCQLLPLILAGALPPIEAISSVSFGGSNKGNHFTSVYGDCSNNVKSPTTFSSLESYFRKFSEENEYEYFPSTEKLQDNKEIKDLQPSKTLANYDMDCYSQNHSQYDNFNPKPSEPIGVFQELIELPFTEKYFES